A genomic segment from Streptosporangium roseum DSM 43021 encodes:
- a CDS encoding alpha/beta fold hydrolase codes for MPYISTRDDTQIFFYEWGSGPPVLFIHGWPLNADAWHDQMKAVADNGFRAIAHDRRGHGRSGQPWDGYDFDTFADDLNDLINALDLRDVTLVAHSMGGGELARYIGRHGTSRLAKAVLLSAVPPLMLKTADNPEGTPQEVFDKLKAGILAERSQFWKDTAEGFFGANRPGNKVTQGNKDAFWLMAMAENIQAGVACVDAFSATDFTEDLKKFDIPTLIVHGDDDQVVPIAASADKSSKIIPNCVYKRYQAGSHGIALVPGDKEKFNADLLEFLRS; via the coding sequence GTGCCTTACATCTCTACCCGTGACGACACGCAGATCTTCTTCTACGAGTGGGGCAGCGGCCCGCCGGTCCTGTTCATCCACGGCTGGCCGCTGAACGCCGACGCCTGGCACGACCAGATGAAGGCGGTGGCCGACAACGGCTTCCGCGCGATCGCGCACGACCGGCGCGGTCATGGCCGCTCCGGCCAGCCGTGGGACGGCTACGACTTCGACACCTTCGCCGACGATCTCAACGATCTCATCAACGCCCTCGACCTGCGGGACGTCACGCTGGTGGCGCACTCGATGGGCGGCGGCGAACTGGCCCGCTACATCGGCCGGCACGGCACCTCCCGCCTGGCCAAGGCGGTGCTGCTGTCGGCGGTGCCGCCGCTCATGCTCAAGACCGCCGACAATCCCGAGGGCACCCCGCAGGAGGTGTTCGACAAGCTCAAGGCCGGCATCCTCGCCGAGCGCTCGCAGTTCTGGAAGGACACCGCCGAGGGCTTCTTCGGCGCCAACCGGCCGGGCAACAAGGTGACCCAGGGCAACAAGGACGCCTTCTGGCTGATGGCCATGGCCGAGAACATCCAGGCCGGCGTGGCCTGCGTGGACGCCTTTTCGGCCACCGACTTCACCGAGGACCTGAAGAAGTTCGACATCCCCACTCTGATCGTGCACGGCGACGACGACCAGGTGGTGCCGATCGCGGCGTCCGCCGACAAGTCCTCCAAGATCATCCCGAACTGCGTCTACAAGAGGTACCAGGCCGGCTCGCACGGCATCGCGCTGGTACCGGGCGACAAGGAGAAGTTCAACGCCGACCTGCTGGAGTTCCTGCGCAGCTGA